From a region of the Sesamum indicum cultivar Zhongzhi No. 13 linkage group LG3, S_indicum_v1.0, whole genome shotgun sequence genome:
- the LOC105157224 gene encoding pantothenate kinase 2 has translation MDNLTEDHQERNIGIDGHINIGNIGGEVNHNFDTEKTASSTALAREELGEKDMSPVAGNSMHRSSSRPQLDLSGAAIQGNFEEKDPTILLPNQSDDISHLALDIGGSLIKLVYFSRHENQPVNDRRRKIIKARLGITNSNRMSYPILGGRLHFVKFETAKINECLDFIYSKQLHHSGMDSRHWQSESPNTGNTIIKATGGGAYKFADLFKERLGISIEKEDEMNCLVAGANFLLKAIRHEAFTHKEGQKEFVQIDSNDLFPYLLVNIGSGVSMIKVDGDGIYQRVSGTNVGGGTYWGLGKLLTKCKSFDELLELSQRGDNRTIDMLVGDIYGGMDYSKIGLSASTIASSFGKAISENKELEDYRPEDISLSLLRMISYNIGQISYLNALRFGLKRIFFGGFFIRGHAYTMDTISFAVQFWSKGQAQAMFLRHEGFLGALGAFMSYEKHGLDDLMVHQLVERFPMGAPYIGGNVHGPPLGDLNEKISWMEKFVQKGTEITAPVPMTPPGTTGLGGFEVPSSKGDTLRPDASKLNVGVLHLVPSLEVFPLLADPKTYEPNTIDLSDHGELEYWFTVLSEHMPDLVDKAVASEGGTEDAKRRGDAFARAFSAHLARLMEEPAAYGKLGLANLLELREECLREFHFLDAYRSIKQRENEASLAVLPDLLMEIDSMDEETRLLTLIEGVLAANIFDWGSRACVDLYHKGTIIEIYRMSRNKMQRPWGVDDFDIFKERMLGSAGKKPRQYKRALLFVDNSGADVVLGMLPLAREFLRRGTEVVLVANSLPALNDVTAMELPDIVAEAAKHCDVLRGAAEAGGLLVDAMINIQDSPTRERSISVPLMVVENGCGSPCIDLRQVSSELAAAAKDADLIILEGMGRALHTNYNAKFKCDALKLAMVKNQRLAAKLINGNIYDCVCRFEPAS, from the exons ATGGATAATTTAACAGAGGACCACCAAGAACGCAACATTGGTATTGACGGCCATATAAATATTGGTAATATTGGCGGAGAAGTCAATCACAATTTTGATACTGAGAAGACTGCTAGTAGTACTGCTCTTGCTAGAGAAGAATTAGGAGAAAAGGACATGTCACCAGTGGCCGGAAATTCGATGCACCGGTCATCTTCTCGGCCACAATTGGACCTCAGTGGAGCAGCCATACAAGGGAATTTCGAGGAGAAAGACCCAACTATTCTATTGCCTAATCAATCTGATGATATTTCTCACTTGGCTTTGGATATTGGAG GATCTCTTATTAAGTTGGTGTATTTCTCAAGACATGAGAATCAACCAGTCAATGATAGGAGGAGAAAGATAATCAAGGCAAGACTTGGGATTACCAACTCAAATAGAATGAGCTACCCAATTCTTGGTGGGAGGTTGCATTTTGTAAAGTTTGAAACAGCTAAAATTAATGAGTGCTTGGATTTCATCTACTCAAAGCAACTTCATCACAGTG GAATGGATTCCCGGCATTGGCAATCTGAGAGTCCAAACACCGGGAACACCATAATTAAG GCAACAGGTGGTGGGGCCTACAAGTTTGCTGATCTTTTCAAGGAAAGGCTGGGAATTAGTATAGAAAAAGAGGATGAAATGAATTGCCTAGTGGCAGGTGCAAATTTTTTGCTAAAG GCAATTCGACATGAAGCTTTTACACATAAAGAGGGACAAAAAGAGTTTGTGCAGATTGACTCCAATGACTTGTTTCCTTATCTTCTCGTCAATATAGGATCTGGTGTCAGTATGATCAag GTTGATGGAGATGGAATATACCAGCGTGTTAGTGGAACAAATGTTGGCGGGGGAACATATTGGGGTCTGGGAAAGCTGTTAACCAAGTGCAAAAG TTTTGATGAACTGTTGGAGCTGAGCCAACGGGGAGATAACAGAACCATTGACATGCTTGTTGGTGATATTTATGGCGGAATGGATTACTCTAAG ATTGGTCTCTCTGCATCGACAATTGCTTCTAGTTTTGGCAAGGCCATATCTGAAAACAAGGAGCTTGAAGACTACAGACCTGAAGATATATCTCTGTCCCTCTTAAGAATGATTTCCTATAATATTGGTCAG ATATCTTATTTAAATGCATTGCGGTTTGGGCTTAAGCGAATATTTTTTGGAGGCTTTTTCATCAGGGGCCATGCATACACTATGGACACCATCTCATTTGCGGTCCAGTTCTG GTCAAAGGGGCAAGCACAGGCAATGTTTTTGAGACATGAAGGGTTTTTAGGAGCTTTAGGTGCATTTATGAGTTATGAAAAGCATGGGCTGGATGACCTTATGGTTCATCAGCTCGTAGAAAGATTCCCCATGGGTGCACCATATATTGGAGGAAATGTCCATGGTCCACCTTTGGGAGATCTCAATGAGAAG ATATCGTGGATGGAGAAATTTGTGCAGAAGGGAACTGAGATCACTGCTCCTGTTCCAATGACTCCTCCAGGAACCACCGGCCTTGGAGGCTTTGAAGTTCCATCATCTAAAGGAGATACCTTACGTCCAGATGCTAGCAAGCTAAATGTGGGTGTTCTCCATCTTGTGCCAAGTTTGGAGGTCTTCCCATTGTTGGCTGATCCAAAAAC aTATGAGCCCAACACTATAGATCTTTCGGATCACGGTGAGCTAGA GTATTGGTTCACTGTCCTATCAGAACATATGCCAGACCTTGTTGATAAG GCTGTGGCTAGTGAAGGTGGTACTGAAGATGCTAAGAGAAGAGGTGATGCATTTGCTCGTGCTTTCTCTGCTCACCTCGCGAG GTTGATGGAGGAGCCAGCTGCATATGGGAAGTTGGGGCTGGCCAACCTCTTGGAACTAAGAGAAGAGTGCTTAAGGGAGTTTCACTTCCTTGATGCCTACAGAAGCATAAAACAGAG GGAAAACGAGGCATCTCTTGCAGTTCTACCTGATCTGTTAATGGAAATTGACAGTATGGATGAG GAAACAAGGTTGCTTACATTAATTGAAGGGGTACTTGCTGCAAACATCTTCGACTGGGGATCGCGTGCTTGTGTTGATCTCTACCATAAGGGGACAATTATTGAGATATATCGAATGAGCCGCAACAAGATGCAAAGGCCTTGGGGG GTGGAtgattttgacattttcaaaGAAAGAATGTTGGGTTCTGCGGGAAAGAAGCCTCGCCAATATAAACGAGCACTGCTTTTCGTGGACAACTCAGGTGCTGATGTGGTATTAGGAATGCTTCCACTTGCAAGGGAATTTCTCCGGCGTGGAACTGAA GTTGTGCTTGTTGCGAATTCCCTTCCTGCCCTGAACGACGTTACTGCAATGGAGTTACCCGATATTGTTGCTGAGGCTGCTAAG CATTGTGACGTTCTTCGTGGGGCAGCTGAAGCAGGGGGCTTACTTGTGGATGCAATGATCAACATCCAAGATAGTCCTACTAGAGAAAGGTCCATCTCAGTGCCGTTGATGGTTGTCGAAAACGGTTGTGGAAGTCCTTGCATAGACTTGCGACAAGTGAGTTCGGAGCTGGCTGCGGCTGCCAAGGACGCTGATCTG ATTATTTTGGAAGGAATGGGACGAGCTCTGCACACAAACTACAACGCAAAGTTCAAATGTGATGCTCTAAAG CTCGCAATGGTAAAGAATCAGCGCCTTGCAGCAAAGCTCATTAACGGTAACATATACGACTGTGTGTGCCGTTTTGAACCAGCCAGCTGA